The region GTGGAAAAAGAGTTAATGTCCTAAAATCATTGTCGTTGCTCACCATAAGGGATTAGACGGATGACAGGTGCACCTGCGACCAGTCTTCCATTCTCCCACCGTTCTGAGGCTTATGAGCCATAACTTGCGATCCAGTGGCAGCTCTTCGTGGTCATCCCACAATTACTCGCATCTTGTTAGCTCTGCATGGATCACATCTTCGTAAATCGACCTCTAGTAACGAGGCCTCCGAGCAATATAAGAACTGATGGCAATTGCTGCAACCGAATGTATGTCTGAACTGAAAGCGGAGTCTTCACCTGCGTGGTTACTCAGGGGGGCAATCTAAATCAAATTCTTGAGATACTGCAAGAAATGTACACACACAGACTTCTCAAAATCAATATTTTACATTACTTTAGTGAAACGCTGCACATACGTAATAGCACATACGGGTGGTTACTGTTCAGTATTCCTGAATATGTCCTCAAAACCTCATCCGTTCTGACTAAGTACCTTCAGTCTATTTAGCTCTTGCACCAAAAGACATGGGCACGGAGAGCATCGTGTACTTCCCTCCCCACCTACATAGCACGAGGAATGGACAGTTACTATACTGGGTACCAGGACCGAAGTGAATTCAAAAAAATGGATCAGAAGAAAAAGCAGTAAAGACGACACACTATGGAACAATGTACCGTACCAATATATGCATTCATCTCGTTGGTAAAGCGTAGGGTCATGCGACATTGAAAGGATGAATGACTGGATGTAAGGGACAGAGATCTGTGGTCAATCTAGCCAATAACATGGCATATTGAGGCTACAGCAACTTTTACATGGCACCTTGTAAGTCAGTATTGTACAAAACAGATGCTCCTCCTCCGGCTAGCAGACCCATCAGTGCGTGATGGTTATGACAAACATTTTAACTAACCATCAATTATATCACGAAAACACGGCAGTAACTAGTTTACCAGCTGACCTTTCAATTTCAAGTCCCTATGAGAGGAATGTTTTAGATTATATAAGGCTCTGTGTTTTGTATGGCTTTCTGCTTAAATTGTTAGATGGGGGAATTTAGTTTGTTCTTAGGGTGGCTTGGCCACCTCTGACATATGTGATCTGTCAGCCACAGCTTCTTAACCTACTATTTATAAATTTTTAGAACATATTCGATACTAAATTGCAAGAGCTAAAGAACGCTCTGTGGAGAGTTCTAAATTTATAATCGTCCCCTCTTTATGTTAGTACAACTTGCCAGATACTTTGTAAATCTATTGGTCTGGTAAGCATCTTTAAGGGTGCGGTGCTGTTGCCAATAACTGCATCAATGTTTTATTTCACGAATAGCTGCCGGAAGTTATGTGGAGATGCAGCGAAGATACCTTTTGCGTCAGTCTTTGCAGGAGATTTCGActaaaccataaatgtaaccaaaTATAATACCAGAGTAGACACAAATTAGGAGGAATAAATCGCTTTCTTACAATACCGTAGaagtgtttcctctttgtttatccTGAAAGTAACTACGAAAGGACACAATTTCGATAGGGATCTGTATCAGCGTTTGTGGCATACTTTAtaactctgtatagaatcgaactGCACAGTTTATGTGGTAAGCATTTCTTAAAGGAGCGGATTTGCTTGTTACTGTCTTTTTTTACATCAACAACGATTCAAATCAACGAGATCTGAGGCAATAACTGTTTTTATGTTATGCCATAGTCCTTGGTCCTAAACCATTTCAGCAGCGTACAGTAAGGTACAGAAACAAGAACGAAGGACAACTTATTTCCCATCTTCATAGTGTGATTCATAGAAATCGCTCATATCGTGCATGATGTTGTCCTCTTTTTCTTCTACCTTTCTGTATAGAACAACAATTTTTATCCTTCgataaaaaaatttacattctaatgtACTTATCGTTGTCAGATGAGACTAATTGAAAACGTAAGGTATTCTTCATCATATAGCCTATCTAGTAAAGATTAAGTGTAAGCATTCCTCCTCACCTAGCACATCAACAGTTAATTACTCATTTTGCTATTTATTTTCTGATATTAATTGCTTAATTCCTTTTGAACGTTGGAGACCATTTGATTTTCTTCATACGATTTCATATTTCTATCCATTTTCCAGTCCTTTTTCATTAAGAGTAATATAATTCTCTTATTATATTGTCAGTGCCATTTAAAAGTGAGATCATAATGCACGGCTATGATACGTGGAAAGAGATGGAAGTGGAAACTgcaggaaacaaaaataaaaagatggCTTGTTTTTAAATCTTAtgtttttattcaataaatttggAAGTGTTGATCAAATTAATCAGTTGCTGCTATTTTCATCCGAAGGTTGTGGAACTGTGTTGCAGCCATTAGAGCTGTAACTCAGCTGAAGGGCAAATTGGGAATGTGCAAGCCGTGGCCATtggagaggaaccatcctggcattcgcctgaagtgatttgggaaaaccacggaaaacccaaatcaggatggccggacggagaTCTGTGCTGCACACCTTCCTGTAAGTGTTCTCTTTCCTTATTACTGCACCACCTTCGTAGAGTAAGGAACAGGTAATTTGGACGCAGTGGTGTCGCAGAAAGGAAAGTATTCGTCAGGTGGGCAGCCGTGCAGAGGAGGTGGGTCAACAACCGCTGCTCTTCAGTTGTAGACGCTGTGGGAGCCATACGCGGGATAGCCGTACTGGCTGCCATAGCCGTAGGCGGGGTAGCCATAGCCGTGGCTACCGTGTGCTGGGTAGCCATACGAAGGGTAGCCGCCGTAGCCGACCCTGGCGTAGCCTGAAACACAACGTTCACATATTTTTAACGATTTATCTGACATATATTACTAGCTAGAAGACTGAAACTTATTATCACCGTGTAAAAAAAAAGACGTGAAAATGATTTTTCTCTTAAATTTGCTGATGAATATTAAATCAAGAAGCGCATCACAGAAACTGGTTTCTTTCTCaacactattttattatttttcttgtccATCATCTACCACCTTTGCTTACTTTTCGATAACGTGGgagcagatgacaaaatagtacaaGGCACAACAGCACGAAGTAAGACAACGCCTCTGATATGGCTGGTCTAGAAACAGTTTCATGTTGTTCTACAGCAAAAATTTACACCATTCCTTTGATACAGTGGCAGGATCCCTAGAAATACTTAGGCAACACTGTGTTCGCACTTGTTCTAATTCTCATATCACTCTTCGTATTGTATGTATATTGTAAATCTATCAGATGTAATACACCGCATTAGCTTGTACTGTTCCATAGGAGTATGGACGAGGGAAACAGGACGAAGTGCCACATTACTCCCTGTAACGTATGTTATGTTATTCTCGCTAGTCCTGCGTAATACACGCAATAAAGGCAGTTGACATCTTTTACTATTTCCTTCGAATAGCGGGTAGCTAGTTCTCACCGGGATTTCCCAAAAGCACAAGTACATGTTGCAAATGCAACAACGATACTCTAGAAATAATCACAATAATGTCATGATGGCGATTCCCTGTAAATTTGTACCGTATTTTTCCAGAATATTTGCAACTGCCCACCCAGCAgcttcgtattattattattacccataCACAAATATTACAAGATCTAAAAGTTTATttatgttcttgtatagaattacttACACATGTTACCTTCCATTTATGCAAATTTATAGACGGAAAGCAGTGCCTACGCCGTTCTGCATTTCTTTACAATAGTCCAGACAAGATACTTTCCTACAGACCACAATATAGTCAACAAACAATGTGAAAGTGTTGCTGACTATATTAAAAATCATGCAGTGAGAACTCCTAAGACGCATCCCCGGAGAAAATTCAGCATTACTTTTGTTTC is a window of Schistocerca gregaria isolate iqSchGreg1 chromosome 8, iqSchGreg1.2, whole genome shotgun sequence DNA encoding:
- the LOC126285285 gene encoding prisilkin-39-like; protein product: MARVSSLVCLIAVACLALLCACEAAYPAAHQGYPAHVGYARVGYGGYPSYGYPAHGSHGYGYPAYGYGSQYGYPAYGSHSVYN